The sequence below is a genomic window from Nocardioides oleivorans.
TGTCCTGCCACCCCTCGCTCACACCCGACTCGCGGGCCGCGCTGACCCTGCGCCTCGTCGGCGGCCTCACCACGGCCGAGATCGCCCGCGGCTTCCTCACCACCGAGGCGACGATGGGCACCCGCATCTCGCGGGCCAAGCGCACGCTCGCCGAGGCGCACGCCGGGTTCGACCTGCCCACCGGCGAGGAGCGCACGAAGCGTCTCGGCGACGTGATGGCGGTGATCTACCTCGTCTTCAACGAGGGCTACACCGCCACCGCCGGAGACGACTGGATGCGTCCCGACCTCGCCGACGAGGCCACCCGGCTGGCGCGGATGCTCGCGGCGCTGACCCCGGACGAGCCCGAGGTGCTCGGGCTGCAGGCGTTGCTCGAGCTGCAGGGCTCGCGCACGGCAGCGCGCCTCGACGCGGACGGCGTACCCGTGCTGCTCGAGGCGCAGGACCGCACGCTCTGGGACCAGCTCCGGATCCGCCGCGGTCTCTCGGTGCTCGCCCGCGCCGAGGAGATCGCCGCCCGCGGGACGCCGGTCGGCACCTACTTCCTCCAGGCCTCGATCGCCGCCGTGCACGCCCGCGCGGCGCAGGCCGGGGACACGGACTGGCGGCGCATCGCCGTGCTCTACGACGTCCTCGCCAGGGCCGCGCCCGGCCCGGTCGTCGAGGTCAACCGGGCCGTCGCGCACGGGCGGGCGTACGGGGCGGACGTCGGCCTCGAGGTGCTGGGCGAGCAGGCGATCCTCCCCGGGCCGGTCTGGCACAGCGTCCGGGGCGACCTGCTCGAGCGTGCCGGTCGGCATGCCGAGGCGAGCCGGGCCTTCGACGAGGCCGCGACCCTCACCCGCAACGAGGGCGAGCGGACCGTGCTG
It includes:
- a CDS encoding RNA polymerase sigma factor, which produces MPDDLQHVIAAAWRAESARLVGALTRMTRDVELAEDLAQDALVAALEQWPATGVPDNPGAWLMTTAKRRGIDHFRRADTYRRKLAEIEHAREGEEVQVPDLDAQVDHIEDDVLRLVFLSCHPSLTPDSRAALTLRLVGGLTTAEIARGFLTTEATMGTRISRAKRTLAEAHAGFDLPTGEERTKRLGDVMAVIYLVFNEGYTATAGDDWMRPDLADEATRLARMLAALTPDEPEVLGLQALLELQGSRTAARLDADGVPVLLEAQDRTLWDQLRIRRGLSVLARAEEIAARGTPVGTYFLQASIAAVHARAAQAGDTDWRRIAVLYDVLARAAPGPVVEVNRAVAHGRAYGADVGLEVLGEQAILPGPVWHSVRGDLLERAGRHAEASRAFDEAATLTRNEGERTVLRRRADENRTRVGSADPRS